One window of Nocardia sp. NBC_00508 genomic DNA carries:
- a CDS encoding MFS transporter, whose translation MSRTPENPATKRLPRGNDTEQPTSPDRTPRRVFPWRPQPPRHAEPPSRTEPDYPETLVQQQVEPPETSAPPGGQRVPRKLTVTRVAAMRGRQLTEKGIATFQRAAKADGADKSGLTALTYATMANFALDAAIAVALANTLFFASATAESKTNVALYLLITIAPFAVIAPLIGPMLDRLQRGRRLALATSFALRAVLAVVLIIEFDTWGLYPLALCMMIGSKSFSVLKSAVTPRVLPPDIDLVRTNSRLTVFGLVGGTIGAGALAGLAAAIAGSNGALVFATLIACAGTYLSLRIPSWVEVTEGEVPATLSYHGADAHTEVLSSGRESTVPPRKRRQPLGRAVVTGLWGNGAIRVLTGFLTFYIAFVAKATEQRPVQQAAMLGVVGAAAAIGNFAGNATGARLKLGKPSLVVLGCTAACAFVALFATFTNNLLGAAVAALVAAATSALAKVSLDAAIQDDLPPESIASGFGRSETVLQLSWVVGGAAGVLLPTDYWKGFAVITAILAIGLVQTFVSFRGHSLLPGLGGNRPQHAEQEVPASRPHGHPAGTPGAHGHTPRRGGDTTRIQRGQGDPIW comes from the coding sequence ATGTCGCGGACCCCGGAGAATCCAGCAACCAAGCGCTTGCCGCGCGGAAACGACACCGAGCAGCCGACGTCGCCCGATCGCACGCCTCGACGCGTCTTCCCGTGGCGCCCGCAACCGCCCCGGCACGCCGAGCCGCCCAGCCGTACCGAACCCGACTATCCCGAGACCCTCGTCCAGCAGCAGGTCGAGCCACCCGAAACCTCGGCTCCGCCCGGCGGGCAGCGCGTCCCCCGCAAGCTCACCGTGACCCGCGTCGCCGCCATGCGCGGCAGGCAACTCACCGAAAAGGGCATCGCGACCTTCCAGCGCGCGGCCAAGGCCGACGGCGCGGACAAGTCGGGACTCACGGCGCTCACCTACGCGACCATGGCGAACTTCGCCCTCGACGCGGCTATCGCGGTGGCACTGGCCAATACCTTGTTCTTCGCCAGCGCCACCGCGGAGAGCAAGACGAATGTCGCGCTGTACCTACTGATCACGATCGCGCCGTTCGCCGTGATCGCGCCGCTGATCGGCCCGATGCTCGATCGCCTGCAGCGCGGCCGCCGACTGGCGCTGGCCACCTCGTTCGCGCTGCGAGCGGTGCTCGCGGTGGTGCTGATCATCGAGTTCGACACTTGGGGGCTGTATCCGCTCGCGCTGTGCATGATGATCGGCAGCAAATCGTTCTCCGTGCTCAAGAGCGCGGTGACGCCACGGGTGCTGCCACCCGATATCGATCTGGTCCGCACCAACTCCCGGCTCACGGTGTTCGGTTTGGTGGGCGGCACTATCGGCGCCGGAGCGCTGGCCGGGCTCGCCGCCGCCATCGCGGGTTCCAACGGCGCATTGGTCTTCGCGACGCTGATCGCCTGCGCGGGAACATATCTGAGCCTGCGCATCCCGTCCTGGGTCGAGGTCACCGAAGGTGAGGTGCCCGCGACGCTGAGTTATCACGGCGCCGACGCGCACACCGAGGTGCTCTCGTCCGGCAGGGAATCGACGGTGCCACCGCGCAAGCGCAGGCAGCCGCTCGGCCGCGCGGTGGTGACCGGGCTGTGGGGCAATGGCGCCATCCGGGTGCTGACCGGGTTTCTCACCTTCTACATCGCGTTCGTCGCCAAGGCGACCGAGCAGCGCCCGGTACAGCAGGCCGCCATGCTCGGCGTGGTGGGCGCGGCCGCCGCCATCGGCAATTTCGCCGGCAACGCGACCGGCGCCCGGCTCAAGCTCGGCAAACCCTCGCTGGTCGTGCTCGGCTGCACCGCGGCGTGCGCGTTCGTCGCGTTGTTCGCGACGTTCACGAACAATCTGCTCGGCGCGGCGGTCGCCGCCCTGGTCGCGGCCGCGACGAGCGCGCTGGCCAAGGTGTCGCTGGACGCCGCGATCCAGGACGACCTCCCACCCGAGTCGATCGCGTCCGGCTTCGGACGGTCGGAGACCGTGCTGCAGCTCAGCTGGGTTGTCGGCGGGGCGGCGGGCGTGCTGCTGCCGACCGACTACTGGAAGGGCTTCGCGGTGATCACCGCGATACTCGCGATCGGCTTGGTGCAGACTTTCGTCAGCTTCCGAGGACATTCGCTGCTGCCCGGCCTCGGCGGCAACCGTCCGCAGCACGCGGAGCAAGAGGTTCCGGCGTCCCGGCCGCACGGGCACCCGGCCGGCACGCCCGGTGCGCACGGCCACACGCCTCGGCGCGGCGGCGACACCACACGCATCCAACGAGGGCAAGGAGACCCGATCTGGTGA
- a CDS encoding DUF2771 domain-containing protein, whose translation MSKLNARTIVALVATALLVLTVAFVGVLAVLIRNADEPDVTLTAYAQGKTVTVRPFSYCAVNMQDCSILPEDTVEGTFFATLPCAPDRPDCHRGRTAELDVPAGYPLQLSLPKEVAEAPWLAQLVYTLPSGERVDRVISRYDYPDRALALTIESKPEPDLRLIGVEFQLPILARDETGKEFYLPHATWSISTA comes from the coding sequence GTGAGCAAGCTCAACGCACGCACGATCGTCGCGCTGGTCGCGACCGCCCTGCTCGTGCTCACCGTCGCCTTCGTGGGCGTGCTGGCGGTGCTGATCCGCAACGCCGACGAACCCGACGTCACCCTCACCGCCTACGCGCAAGGCAAAACGGTCACCGTGCGGCCGTTCAGCTACTGCGCGGTGAATATGCAGGACTGCAGCATCCTGCCCGAGGACACCGTGGAAGGCACGTTTTTCGCGACGCTGCCCTGCGCTCCCGACAGGCCGGACTGCCACCGCGGCCGGACCGCCGAACTGGACGTTCCCGCGGGCTACCCCCTACAGCTGTCGCTGCCGAAGGAGGTGGCCGAGGCGCCCTGGCTCGCGCAGCTCGTCTACACCCTCCCGTCCGGCGAGCGAGTCGACCGGGTGATCAGCCGCTACGACTACCCGGACCGCGCCCTCGCACTCACCATCGAGTCGAAACCGGAGCCCGACCTTCGCCTCATCGGCGTCGAATTCCAGCTCCCCATCCTCGCCCGCGACGAAACCGGAAAGGAGTTCTACCTCCCGCACGCCACCTGGTCGATCAGCACGGCGTAG
- a CDS encoding helicase-associated domain-containing protein, whose product MTATDSLAGWLGGRSDAQLVTLLQLRPDLAVPLPSSMAVLAARAEQRASVLRATEDLNTLEFAILETLAVHGVTRTSGGPLRSDELHVQLSERVPRAAIDDALERLTVRALVWLDDEQRLHLIPAAAEALPWPIGSATEIPDALTEPEVAAALGELTPAERALLDKLATTGPRGRTRDAAPGTPADRPIQRLLARRLLHWIDEETVELPVTVGQVLRREPVTHPHALTPPQPHPTKQAPAEVNAVTAGEAGELLRHCAGVLEVLGQAPAPTLRAGGLGVRELRRIAKQTGVDEPRAGLLVELLAAAKLLEKGLPDPPPDFDSTDEFWAPTPTVDAWLESPPARRWATLALTWLELDRMPWMIGMRDANDKPLAALSLELRTPHAPRDRHAILGLLAEHPSGTMLDPADIGRVLAWLQPRRRRNFRPEVVEQTLAEAAALGFVGRGALGSPARALLHGAATSVTDAEAEMEAALPEPVDHVLVQADLTVIAPGPLTTDLQHRIALVADVESAGAATVYRISESSARRALDAGLTAAELHALFAKHSRTPIPQGLTYLIDDVARRHGQLRAGMAQSFLRTDDPALLAQVLSAPVASMLALRSIAPTVAIAQAPLGEVLEQLRAAGFAPAGEDSSGAIVDLRPRGARIAVRPAARQPYRPTPPSAEQLELLVAELRAGERAASARSGHSVRPDGTRTNTAATLALLQLAARVRRSVNIGYVDAQGVATQRVVEPLKVGNGQLDALDPVTGAVRHFTLHRIASVALLE is encoded by the coding sequence ATGACCGCGACCGACTCCCTCGCCGGATGGCTCGGTGGCCGCAGTGATGCCCAGCTCGTCACGCTGTTGCAGCTTCGGCCCGACCTGGCCGTGCCGCTGCCCTCCTCGATGGCCGTGCTCGCCGCCCGCGCCGAACAGCGCGCGTCGGTGCTGCGTGCCACCGAGGACCTGAACACGCTCGAATTCGCCATTCTGGAAACCCTTGCGGTGCACGGCGTCACGCGCACCAGCGGTGGCCCGCTGCGCAGCGACGAACTGCACGTGCAGCTGAGCGAACGGGTGCCCCGCGCCGCGATCGACGACGCGCTGGAGCGCCTGACCGTTCGCGCGCTGGTATGGCTCGATGACGAGCAGCGCTTGCATCTGATCCCGGCAGCCGCCGAGGCGCTGCCGTGGCCGATCGGCAGCGCGACCGAGATTCCCGACGCACTCACCGAACCCGAGGTTGCCGCCGCGCTCGGCGAGCTCACTCCCGCCGAACGGGCCCTGCTGGACAAGCTGGCCACAACCGGCCCACGCGGACGCACCAGAGACGCCGCACCGGGCACTCCTGCCGATCGTCCGATCCAGCGGCTGCTGGCACGGAGGCTGCTGCACTGGATCGACGAAGAGACCGTCGAACTGCCCGTCACCGTCGGCCAAGTGCTACGCCGAGAACCGGTCACGCACCCGCACGCGCTGACCCCACCGCAGCCGCACCCGACCAAACAGGCGCCCGCCGAGGTCAACGCCGTCACGGCGGGCGAGGCGGGCGAGCTGCTGCGGCACTGCGCGGGCGTGCTGGAAGTGCTCGGCCAGGCTCCCGCCCCGACCCTGCGCGCAGGCGGGCTCGGCGTGCGGGAGCTGCGCCGCATCGCCAAGCAGACCGGTGTCGACGAGCCGAGGGCAGGTTTGCTGGTCGAACTCCTGGCGGCGGCGAAACTGCTCGAGAAGGGTTTGCCGGACCCGCCGCCGGACTTCGACTCGACCGACGAGTTCTGGGCGCCGACCCCCACTGTGGACGCCTGGCTGGAATCCCCGCCCGCGCGACGCTGGGCCACCCTCGCGCTCACTTGGCTGGAATTGGACCGGATGCCGTGGATGATCGGTATGCGCGATGCCAATGACAAGCCGCTGGCGGCACTGTCGCTGGAGCTGCGCACCCCGCACGCACCGCGCGACCGGCACGCGATCCTCGGCCTGCTCGCGGAGCATCCATCCGGCACCATGCTGGACCCGGCGGATATCGGCCGGGTGCTGGCATGGCTACAGCCGCGCAGGCGCCGCAACTTCCGGCCGGAGGTGGTCGAGCAGACCCTTGCCGAGGCGGCCGCGCTCGGCTTCGTCGGCCGCGGCGCGCTCGGCTCACCGGCGCGGGCGCTGCTGCACGGTGCGGCGACCAGCGTGACCGACGCCGAGGCGGAGATGGAGGCGGCGCTGCCGGAACCGGTCGATCACGTGCTGGTCCAGGCGGATCTGACGGTGATCGCCCCCGGCCCGCTGACGACGGACCTGCAGCATCGCATCGCTCTCGTCGCCGATGTCGAATCGGCCGGCGCCGCAACGGTGTATCGGATCAGCGAGTCCTCGGCACGCCGCGCCCTCGACGCCGGGTTGACCGCGGCCGAGCTACACGCCTTGTTCGCCAAGCATTCCCGGACGCCTATCCCGCAGGGACTCACCTATCTGATCGATGACGTGGCGCGGCGGCATGGTCAGCTGCGTGCGGGTATGGCGCAGTCGTTCCTCCGCACCGACGACCCGGCGCTGCTCGCACAGGTGCTTTCCGCGCCGGTGGCGAGCATGCTGGCGTTGCGGTCCATCGCGCCGACCGTCGCCATCGCCCAGGCGCCGCTGGGCGAAGTGCTGGAACAGCTGCGGGCGGCCGGTTTCGCGCCCGCCGGTGAGGATTCGTCGGGCGCGATCGTCGATCTGCGCCCGCGGGGCGCACGGATAGCGGTGCGGCCTGCCGCGCGCCAGCCGTATCGCCCGACGCCCCCCAGCGCCGAGCAACTGGAGTTGCTGGTCGCGGAGCTGCGTGCGGGCGAACGCGCCGCGAGCGCACGCTCGGGTCACTCGGTGCGGCCGGACGGCACCCGGACCAATACCGCGGCGACCCTGGCCCTGCTCCAGCTGGCGGCGCGGGTGCGTCGATCGGTGAACATCGGCTACGTCGACGCCCAGGGGGTCGCCACGCAGCGCGTGGTGGAGCCGTTGAAGGTGGGCAACGGGCAGTTGGACGCACTGGACCCGGTGACCGGCGCGGTCCGGCACTTCACCCTGCACCGGATCGCGTCGGTTGCCCTGCTGGAGTGA
- a CDS encoding sulfatase-like hydrolase/transferase has translation MSISTPDQPVASALPSTPNRRQVLAMLAAASASVPVLRSTLGAEAAAAPASRPNILVVMTDQERADVVLPSGFTLPARARLDAAGVRFAMHHSPTAPCSPARSAFFTGLQAPVTGMTDNVRGNDLMAAALEPMHAWSPNLDTAIPTLGTVLKKSGYRTAYIGKWHLSEPVGADSTALSAYGFDEAYDILSGGGPNEGTHEDPGVVENAVGWLRRHGNDPEPWLCVVSMVNPHDMMYCPRFYRLEDVPDYGADIPPNFQSDLSTKPQVQTVWRTMNEAVGGLMPNEVDSPLGRRQWRQWGNWYLELLRRTDELLGQVLDAVDRSGGAGKTVVVRVADHGELGGAHGLRQKGAMIYRENNRVPLVISDPRNPATHGTTAAALTSHVDLVPTLAALAGTDASAISPIVGKDLTPLLASPAGVVRDAILVTSDAKSSGGQAPGVKYCLRGAITSRYSFARYSTPRDIAGPRSEFDYELYDRQEDPLEMHNLAHRGGAAALVEEMNDLVDSLVAQELPSL, from the coding sequence ATGTCCATCTCGACCCCCGATCAGCCTGTCGCGTCCGCTCTTCCATCGACGCCGAACCGACGTCAGGTTCTCGCGATGCTGGCCGCCGCATCCGCCAGCGTGCCGGTCTTGCGGAGCACGCTCGGCGCCGAGGCCGCCGCGGCACCGGCATCGCGGCCCAACATCCTGGTGGTGATGACCGATCAGGAACGTGCGGATGTCGTTCTGCCCTCGGGTTTCACACTGCCCGCCCGTGCCAGGCTGGACGCCGCCGGCGTACGGTTCGCCATGCACCATTCGCCGACGGCCCCGTGCTCGCCGGCGCGATCGGCGTTCTTCACCGGGCTGCAGGCTCCGGTCACTGGCATGACCGACAACGTGCGCGGCAACGATCTGATGGCCGCGGCCCTCGAGCCGATGCACGCCTGGAGCCCGAATCTCGACACCGCGATCCCGACGCTTGGGACAGTGCTGAAGAAGTCCGGCTATCGCACCGCCTACATCGGGAAATGGCATCTGTCCGAACCCGTCGGCGCCGACAGCACAGCGCTGTCGGCCTACGGATTCGACGAGGCCTACGACATCCTGTCCGGTGGCGGTCCGAACGAAGGCACCCATGAGGATCCGGGCGTCGTCGAGAACGCGGTCGGGTGGCTGCGGCGACACGGCAACGACCCCGAACCGTGGCTGTGCGTGGTCAGCATGGTCAACCCGCACGACATGATGTACTGCCCGCGCTTCTACCGGCTCGAGGACGTCCCCGATTACGGCGCCGACATACCGCCGAACTTCCAATCCGACCTGTCGACCAAACCACAGGTGCAGACCGTCTGGCGCACCATGAACGAGGCCGTCGGCGGGCTCATGCCCAACGAGGTCGACTCGCCCCTGGGGCGCAGGCAGTGGCGCCAGTGGGGCAATTGGTATCTCGAGTTGCTGCGCCGCACGGACGAGTTGCTCGGCCAGGTCCTCGACGCGGTGGACCGCAGCGGCGGCGCGGGCAAAACAGTCGTGGTCAGGGTCGCCGATCACGGCGAACTCGGTGGCGCACACGGACTACGGCAGAAGGGGGCGATGATCTATCGCGAGAACAACCGGGTACCCCTCGTCATCTCCGATCCCAGAAACCCTGCCACGCACGGAACCACTGCCGCCGCACTGACTTCGCACGTCGACCTGGTGCCCACTCTGGCCGCCTTGGCCGGTACCGACGCCTCCGCCATCAGTCCGATCGTCGGCAAGGACCTCACCCCGCTACTGGCCAGCCCGGCAGGCGTTGTCCGCGACGCCATCCTGGTCACCTCCGACGCCAAATCCAGTGGTGGCCAAGCACCAGGCGTCAAATACTGTCTGCGCGGCGCGATCACATCCCGCTACAGCTTCGCCCGCTACTCGACGCCCCGAGACATAGCTGGACCACGTAGCGAATTCGACTACGAACTCTACGACCGCCAGGAAGATCCCCTCGAAATGCACAATCTCGCCCACCGCGGCGGGGCGGCCGCACTGGTCGAGGAGATGAACGACCTCGTCGATTCCCTTGTCGCCCAGGAACTACCAAGTCTTTGA
- a CDS encoding resuscitation-promoting factor Rpf1 domain-containing protein: MSGRHRKPSSTGRTVAKVAVTGAIIGTASAAFAGNASAAPDSDWDRLAQCEAGGNWGINTGNGFQGGLQFSPSTWRAHGGQDYAAAANQASREEQIVVAEKVLATQGWGAWPSCSRKLGLSSAPTPRSAPATTETPAWTPAPQAAQAAPQDSSQQVFSAVDRAIQVVQAQGVQVPKEALDFVNAAKASGVTLDPAIVNFYEANKGLLPS, from the coding sequence ATGAGTGGACGCCATCGCAAGCCAAGCTCGACCGGCCGCACAGTAGCCAAGGTTGCCGTCACCGGCGCCATCATCGGCACTGCCAGTGCGGCATTCGCAGGCAACGCCAGCGCGGCACCCGACTCCGACTGGGATCGACTCGCTCAGTGCGAGGCCGGCGGCAACTGGGGTATCAACACAGGCAACGGTTTCCAGGGCGGGCTGCAGTTCTCGCCGAGCACCTGGCGCGCCCACGGCGGCCAGGACTACGCCGCCGCCGCCAACCAGGCCTCCCGCGAAGAGCAGATCGTGGTCGCCGAGAAGGTCCTCGCCACGCAGGGCTGGGGCGCTTGGCCCTCCTGCTCGCGCAAGCTGGGCCTGAGCAGCGCGCCCACGCCGCGCTCCGCGCCCGCCACCACCGAAACCCCGGCCTGGACCCCTGCCCCGCAGGCCGCCCAGGCCGCGCCGCAAGACAGCTCTCAGCAGGTCTTCTCGGCCGTCGACCGCGCTATCCAGGTCGTGCAGGCTCAGGGCGTTCAGGTGCCCAAGGAAGCCCTCGACTTCGTCAACGCCGCCAAGGCGAGCGGAGTCACGCTCGACCCCGCGATCGTCAACTTCTACGAGGCGAACAAGGGTCTGCTCCCTTCCTGA
- a CDS encoding TetR/AcrR family transcriptional regulator, whose amino-acid sequence MSPPETTSTTPRGEQTRRSILDVATRRFADQGFRNTSVAAVARELGLAPSAVYFHFADKQALFVAAFDRDAARLCDDALDQPGPMDAAYWQEVVRRFVTRLATYPLVHRVLAGREPGLLARLVDGVVPQRIRQSLETSLRAGQESGDIAEDIDPRDTAIALEAIFTAVVITVVQVGGSGTSERVDALGRLVRAAITAKRSG is encoded by the coding sequence ATGTCACCACCCGAGACGACGTCCACTACGCCACGTGGCGAGCAGACGCGGCGGTCGATCCTCGATGTCGCCACTCGCCGGTTCGCCGATCAGGGTTTCCGCAACACTTCGGTGGCCGCGGTGGCGCGGGAACTGGGTTTGGCGCCGTCGGCGGTGTATTTCCACTTCGCCGACAAACAGGCTCTCTTCGTCGCCGCGTTCGATCGCGACGCCGCTCGATTGTGCGACGACGCGCTGGACCAGCCGGGGCCGATGGACGCCGCTTACTGGCAGGAGGTCGTCCGGCGGTTCGTGACGCGGCTCGCCACCTACCCGCTGGTGCATCGAGTCCTCGCGGGCCGAGAGCCGGGCCTGCTCGCCAGGCTGGTCGACGGCGTTGTGCCGCAACGTATTCGGCAATCGCTCGAAACGTCGCTGCGCGCGGGTCAGGAGTCCGGGGACATCGCCGAAGACATCGATCCGAGGGACACCGCGATCGCATTGGAAGCCATCTTCACCGCGGTCGTCATCACGGTGGTGCAGGTCGGCGGCAGCGGCACTTCGGAGCGCGTCGACGCGCTCGGCCGCTTGGTCCGTGCTGCGATCACCGCGAAACGCTCGGGTTGA
- a CDS encoding DUF3027 domain-containing protein, with protein MSAVSVSESGMRPILADAVDLARRALLELEPVAVGAYLGVIAEDESSATHRFEATLPGYRGWQWAVVVAAPPEADYATVSESALLPGPDALVAPDFVPWEQRIRPGDLAPGDLLAPPADDPRLAPGYVATGDPVVDEVAYELGLGRTKVLSKEGREEAAERWYTEHGPGSEMAKSAPATCGTCGFYLPLAGSLRAAFGVCGNAMGADGRVVHIAYGCGAHSDTVMPSGSGSPLHEAYDDAAIDMISMEPERAAPASPVAEQDSTELAAGTGEHPAAPVASAGSGAVADRAEDVSSATEGVAVADSSAASAAAKEESAEPGAEPTAVDAPASEADHTAVPGESDEDESSAVTIDTDSAADTAERKSSATDVPDPIVADESGQAPVDTPSATGSADAPSTSAPTEAAIEPATDSLSTPVEWAVAEPDSIETNAAASNAAGPSAVESDAADPDPADSVVAGTDAVQSAAPSTAGTASEPAASAPSAAEPTTEATEVEEAGAQAGSGIEPVGEAEARPEFPSSPRS; from the coding sequence GTGAGCGCAGTTTCTGTTTCTGAGTCCGGCATGCGGCCGATTCTGGCTGATGCCGTCGACCTGGCCCGCCGTGCGCTCCTGGAGTTGGAACCGGTAGCGGTGGGGGCGTACCTGGGTGTGATCGCCGAGGACGAGAGCTCGGCGACGCACCGATTCGAAGCCACGCTGCCCGGCTATCGCGGCTGGCAGTGGGCTGTGGTGGTGGCCGCCCCGCCCGAGGCCGACTACGCGACGGTCAGCGAGTCGGCGCTGTTGCCGGGGCCCGACGCCCTGGTCGCGCCCGACTTCGTACCGTGGGAGCAGCGGATTCGTCCCGGTGACCTCGCGCCGGGGGATCTGCTCGCGCCGCCCGCCGACGATCCGCGGCTGGCGCCCGGTTATGTGGCGACCGGCGATCCGGTGGTCGACGAAGTCGCCTACGAGCTCGGTCTCGGCCGCACCAAGGTGCTGAGCAAGGAAGGCCGCGAAGAGGCCGCCGAGCGCTGGTACACCGAGCACGGTCCCGGCTCCGAGATGGCCAAGTCCGCGCCGGCTACCTGCGGGACCTGCGGCTTCTACCTGCCGCTTGCCGGGTCGCTGCGCGCCGCCTTCGGCGTGTGCGGCAACGCCATGGGTGCCGACGGGCGTGTCGTCCATATCGCCTACGGCTGCGGCGCCCACTCCGACACCGTGATGCCCAGCGGCAGCGGCTCCCCACTCCACGAGGCGTACGACGACGCGGCGATCGACATGATCTCGATGGAGCCGGAGCGGGCCGCGCCCGCCTCTCCCGTCGCCGAGCAGGATTCCACCGAACTCGCGGCAGGGACGGGCGAGCATCCAGCGGCGCCGGTTGCGAGTGCTGGGTCCGGCGCTGTTGCCGACCGGGCTGAAGACGTATCGAGCGCGACCGAGGGCGTTGCCGTTGCCGATTCGAGTGCCGCGTCCGCCGCGGCCAAGGAAGAGAGCGCGGAACCCGGGGCCGAGCCGACTGCCGTCGACGCGCCCGCGAGCGAGGCGGACCATACTGCCGTGCCCGGCGAGTCGGACGAGGACGAGTCGAGCGCGGTGACGATCGACACCGACAGTGCAGCTGACACCGCCGAGCGGAAGTCCAGCGCGACCGATGTGCCCGATCCGATAGTGGCTGACGAGAGTGGCCAGGCCCCGGTGGACACCCCGTCGGCCACCGGCTCCGCTGACGCGCCGAGCACCAGTGCACCGACAGAAGCCGCGATCGAGCCCGCCACGGATTCGTTGTCGACCCCGGTCGAGTGGGCCGTGGCGGAGCCGGACTCGATCGAGACGAATGCAGCGGCGTCGAACGCAGCCGGGCCCAGCGCAGTGGAATCGGACGCGGCCGATCCAGACCCGGCCGATTCGGTCGTGGCCGGGACGGACGCAGTCCAGTCGGCGGCTCCGTCGACTGCCGGGACCGCTTCCGAACCCGCCGCCTCCGCCCCCTCGGCAGCCGAGCCGACGACCGAAGCGACCGAGGTCGAAGAGGCTGGTGCGCAGGCTGGTTCGGGCATCGAACCGGTCGGTGAGGCCGAGGCTCGGCCGGAGTTCCCGTCATCGCCGCGGAGCTGA
- a CDS encoding glutaminyl-peptide cyclotransferase, translating into MKRNRRRLATGVLVGLLVVAGCDATENPTPRMNIEVVGTRPHDRQAFTQGLEVGGGILYEGTGLAGASTVRASLLATGEELARVELPAPYFGEGIAIAGATLWQLTWHDGVAIARDPATLAERGRASYDGEGWGLCSRDGRLVMSDGTDRLTFRDPVTFAPTGSVALTSWNNARLNELECAADGSVYANAWPTDTILRIDPESGHVLAAIEAAGLLPATARAGTDALNGIAQLPGTDRFLITGKNWPTMFEVRFTPA; encoded by the coding sequence ATGAAGCGCAATCGGCGTCGGTTGGCCACCGGTGTGCTGGTCGGTCTGCTCGTTGTGGCCGGATGCGACGCCACCGAGAACCCGACACCCCGGATGAATATCGAGGTAGTCGGCACCAGACCACATGATCGGCAGGCGTTCACCCAGGGGCTGGAGGTCGGCGGCGGCATTCTCTACGAGGGCACCGGACTGGCCGGCGCGTCGACCGTGCGCGCGTCGCTGCTCGCGACCGGCGAGGAACTGGCCAGGGTCGAATTGCCCGCCCCCTATTTCGGTGAGGGCATCGCCATCGCCGGTGCCACGCTATGGCAGCTCACCTGGCATGACGGCGTGGCGATAGCCCGAGATCCGGCCACGCTCGCCGAACGCGGCAGGGCGAGCTACGACGGCGAGGGCTGGGGTCTGTGCTCCCGAGACGGGCGACTGGTGATGAGCGACGGCACCGACCGGCTCACCTTCCGTGATCCGGTCACCTTCGCTCCTACCGGCTCGGTCGCTCTGACCAGCTGGAACAATGCGCGCCTCAACGAGCTCGAGTGCGCGGCGGACGGGTCGGTCTACGCCAATGCCTGGCCCACCGACACCATTCTGCGCATCGACCCGGAGTCCGGCCACGTCCTGGCGGCCATCGAGGCCGCCGGTTTGCTCCCCGCGACCGCCCGGGCCGGCACCGACGCGCTCAACGGCATCGCCCAACTGCCAGGCACCGATCGGTTCCTGATCACGGGCAAGAACTGGCCGACCATGTTCGAAGTCCGTTTCACTCCGGCCTGA
- a CDS encoding cold-shock protein, with the protein MPTGRVKWYDVEKGFGFLSQDEGEDVYVRSSALPEGVEGLKPGQRVEFGMAAGRRGPQALSLKLLEAPPSVRQGQERNARKEPPARRHTADELHGMVEDMITLLEAKVQPDLRKGKYPDRKTAQRISEVVRAVARELDR; encoded by the coding sequence GTGCCGACCGGCAGGGTGAAGTGGTACGACGTCGAAAAGGGCTTCGGCTTCCTTTCCCAGGACGAGGGTGAGGACGTCTATGTCCGCTCGTCCGCGCTGCCCGAGGGCGTCGAAGGCCTCAAGCCCGGGCAGCGTGTCGAGTTCGGCATGGCGGCGGGCCGCCGCGGCCCGCAGGCGCTGAGCCTCAAGCTGCTGGAGGCGCCGCCTTCGGTCCGGCAGGGCCAGGAACGCAACGCGCGCAAGGAACCTCCCGCCCGCAGGCACACCGCCGACGAGCTGCACGGCATGGTCGAAGACATGATCACCCTGCTCGAGGCGAAGGTGCAGCCCGACCTGCGCAAGGGCAAGTACCCGGATCGCAAGACCGCGCAGCGCATCTCGGAAGTGGTCCGCGCGGTAGCCCGCGAGCTGGACAGGTAG